The Erythrolamprus reginae isolate rEryReg1 chromosome 3, rEryReg1.hap1, whole genome shotgun sequence genome contains a region encoding:
- the ABL2 gene encoding tyrosine-protein kinase ABL2, protein MGQQVGRVGEPGAAAALQHQPPPPPQQQQQLPLSQPQSQPRGLRGSNSSGISRPASRRRETAAPRAADSGFNIFTQHEALHRPFGCDTEPQALNEAIRWSSKENLLGATESDPNLFVALYDFVASGDNTLSITKGEKLRVLGYNQNGEWSEVRSKNGQGWVPSNYITPVNSLEKHSWYHGPVSRSAAEYLLSSLINGSFLVRESESSPGQLSISLRYEGRVYHYRINTTTDGKVYVTAESRFNTLAELVHHHSTVADGLVTTLHYPAPKCNKPTVYGVSPIHDKWEMERTDITMKHKLGGGQYGEVYVGVWKKYNLTVAVKTLKEDTMEVEEFLKEASVMKEIKHPNLVQLLGVCTLEPPFYIVTEYMPYGNLLDYLRECNREEVTAVVLLYMATQISSAMEYLEKKNFIHRDLAARNCLVGENHVVKVADFGLSRLMTGDTYTAHAGAKFPIKWTAPESLAYNTFSIKSDVWAFGVLLWEIATYGMSPYPGIDLSQVYDLLEKGYRMEQPEGCPPKVYELMRACWKWSPLDRPSFAETHQAFETMFHDSSISEEVAEELGRTASSSSIVPYLPRLPILPSKTRTLKKQTENKENIEGAQEIIEHSASSSAPGFIRSTQQTSGSPALPRKQRDKSPSGLLEDTRETTFTRDRKGGFFSSFMKKKNAPTPPKRSSSFREMENQAHKKYELTGNFSGVGPLQHIDGFSFTPSQQDGNLCLSKCYIGSFAQRNFYGEDGGGGSSGGTSIGSGWSGITGFFTPRLIKKTFGLRAGRPSGSDESSKPFPRSNSTSSMSAGLPEQERMAMTLPRNCHRSKVQLERTVSTSSEPEENTEKSNDLLPKRCEDSHTLTRSRQKTKLLPRGATTLRTPSVDTSVSEKDCQGPTAAASLKSKEKNSGIRQGSVEGEEKPGWPSPAKAAAILPTTHNHKVPVLISPTLKHTPAEVQLIGTDSQGNRFKLLSEHQGTASSDRDRPRRIKPKCAPPPPPPPPPQAVLRLLHQPPGTSDTVEELDNGALVQPGQDSEGSKKVTLAPTGGKAGRPIMPPPQVPLPLSLSPAKMANGTAGAKVALRKTKQTAERISADKISKEALLECADLLSSAIAEPTTNSQLVDTGHQLLDYCSGYVDCIPQTRNKFAFREAVSKLELSLQELQVSSIAANLSGANPVLNNLLSCVQEISDVVQR, encoded by the exons aGGCTCTCCATCGCCCTTTTGGTTGTGACACTGAACCACAGGCACTGAACGAAGCCATCAGGTGGAGTTCCAAGGAGAATCTTTTAGGAGCTACTGAGAGTGACCCCAATCTTTTCGTTGCACTTTATGATTTTGTAGCAAGTGGTGACAACACACTCAGCATCACCAAAG GTGAGAAGCTACGTGTATTGGGTTACAATCAGAATGGTGAATGGAGTGAAGTACGCTCCAAGAATGGACAAGGATGGGTGCCAAGTAACTACATCACTCCAGTAAACAGCCTGGAGAAGCATTCCTGGTATCATGGACCAGTATCACGCAGTGCAGCTGAATATCTGTTGAGCAGCCTCATTAATGGCAGCTTCCTTGTTCGAGAAAGTGAGAGCAGTCCAGGACAGCTGTCAATCTCACTCAGGTACGAGGGACGTGTTTACCACTACAGGATCAATACCACCACAGATGGCAAG GTATATGTGACAGCTGAAAGTCGCTTTAACACATTGGCAGAACTAGTTCACCACCACTCAACAGTAGCTGATGGCCTCGTAACAACTTTGCACTACCCAGCACCCAAGTGCAATAAGCCCACAGTCTATGGAGTGTCACCCATCCATGACAAATGGGAGATGGAAAGAACAGATATCACCATGAAGCACAAACTCGGCGGAGGACAATATGGTGAAGTGTATGTTGGGGTATGGAAGAAATACAACCTTACAGTTGCAGTGAAAACCCTCAAG GAAGATACTATGGAGGTAGAAGAGTTCTTGAAAGAAGCTTCTGTCATGAAGGAAATCAAGCATCCAAATCTAGTACAGTTATTAG GTGTGTGCACCCTAGAACCCCCTTTTTATATAGTAACCGAATATATGCCATATGGGAACCTGCTGGACTACCTACGAGAGTGCAATCGGGAAGAAGTGACTGCTGTTGTCTTGTTGTATATGGCCACCCAAATATCTTCTGCGATGGAGTACCTGGAGAAGAAGAATTTCATTCACAG GGATCTAGCAGCTCGGAATTGTTTGGTGGGAGAAAATCACGTGGTGAAAGTAGCTGACTTTGGATTAAGCAGACTGATGACAGGAGACACATACACAGCTCATGCTGGAGCAAAGTTTCCCATCAAGTGGACAGCTCCAGAAAGTCTGGCCTACAACACATTCTCAATCAAATCAGATGTCTGGG CTTTTGGAGTATTGCTGTGGGAGATTGCCACTTATGGAATGTCCCCCTATCCTGGCATTGACCTTTCTCAAGTTTATGATCTATTGGAGAAAGGTTACAGGATGGAACAACCTGAAGGTTGCCCACCAAAAGTCTATGAACTCATGAGAGCAT GCTGGAAATGGAGTCCCCTAGATAGACCTTCATTTGCTGAAACTCACCAAGCTTTTGAAACCATGTTTCATGATTCTAGCATCTCTGAAG AAGTAGCTGAAGAACTTGGAAGGAccgcttcttcttcttcaataGTTCCATATTTGCCTCGATTACCTATACTTCCTTCCAAAACTAGaaccttaaaaaaacaaacagaaaacaaagaGAATATTGAAGGAGCACAGGAGATTATAGAGCACTCTGCATCCAGTTCTGCTCCAG GTTTTATCAGAAGCACACAGCAGACCAGCGGATCCCCAGCACTACCTCGTAAACAGAGAGACAAGTCACCTAGTGGCCTGTTAGAAGATACTAGAGAAACGACCTTTACCAGAGACAGAAAAGGTGGTTTCTTTAGCTCattcatgaaaaagaaaaatgccCCTACACCTCCCAAACGCAGCAGTTCCTTCCGTGAAATGGAAAACCAGGCTCATAAGAAGTATGAATTAACGGGTAATTTTTCCGGAGTTGGCCCATTGCAGCATATTGATGGATTTTCATTTACCCCCTCCCAGCAAGATGGAAACCTTTGTTTATCCAAGTGTTATATTGGAAGCTTTGCACAGCGGAACTTCTATGGGGAAGATGGTGGTGGCGGCAGCAGTGGGGGCACAAGCATTGGCAGTGGTTGGTCTGGCATCACAGGCTTCTTTACACCTCGCCTGATTAAAAAGACATTTGGCTTACGAGCTGGGAGGCCCAGTGGAAGTGATGAATCTTCAAAACCTTTTCCCCGATCAAACTCCACATCTTCCATGTCTGCAGGTCTTCCTGAGCAGGAGAGAATGGCAATGACTCTTCCCCGAAATTGCCACAGGTCCAAAGTTCAACTGGAAAGGACGGTATCCACTTCTTCCGAGCCCGAGGAGAACACAGAGAAGTCCAATGATCTTCTCCCTAAAAGGTGTGAAGATAGTCATACGTTGACCAGAAGCCGACAAAAAACTAAACTGCTGCCGAGGGGTGCTACAACTCTCAGGACTCCTTCTGTGGACACATCCGTTTCAGAGAAGGATTGTCAAGGGCCAACAGCAGCAGCAAGcctgaaaagcaaagaaaaaaatagtgGGATACGACAAGGTTCagtagaaggagaagaaaaaccaGGCTGGCCTTCTCCAGCCAAGGCTGCAGCAATACTTCCAACCACTCATAATCACAAAGTGCCCGTTCTCATCTCACCTACTCTAAAGCATACACCAGCCGAGGTGCAGCTCATTGGCACAGACTCTCAGGGGAATCGGTTCAAGCTCTTATCTGAGCATCAGGGCACGGCTTCTAGCGACAGGGATAGACCCAGACGGATAAAACCAAAGTGTGCTCCACCTCCACCACCGCCTCCGCCGCCGCAAGCAGTCCTGAGGCTCCTTCATCAGCCTCCAGGTACCTCAGATACAGTAGAAGAGTTGGATAATGGAGCGTTGGTACAGCCTGGGCAAGATAGTGAGGGCAGCAAAAAGGTAACATTGGCACCTACTGGTGGAAAAGCTGGAAGGCCAATAATGCCTCCACCTCAAGTGCCTTTGCCATTGTCTCTGTCACCTGCTAAAATGGCAAATGGCACAGCAGGAGCTAAAGTTGCTCTGAGAAAGACCAAACAGACCGCTGAGAGAATCTCGGCAGACAAGATCAGCAAAGAGGCGCTTCTGGAATGTGCCGACCTCCTCTCCAGTGCCATTGCAGAGCCTACCACAAATAGCCAGCTGGTGGATACTGGGCACCAACTATTAGATTACTGCTCAGGTTATGTGGACTGCATCCCCCAAACGCGCAACAAATTTGCCTTCCGGGAAGCTGTAAGCAAACTGGAACTTAGCCTGCAGGAACTGCAGGTGTCTTCGATAGCTGCTAATCTGTCTGGAGCAAATCCTGTACTTAATAACTTACTGTCTTGTGTTCAAGAAATCAGTGATGTTGTTCAGAGGTAG